Proteins co-encoded in one Spiroplasma gladiatoris genomic window:
- a CDS encoding lipoprotein, whose protein sequence is MKKLLSLLGAMGMITTTSSTVVACPDNGNEVKDLNNMTTKNLGDIKGTESLSSIFEIVQAINVVNKDYGLQDSDVEFDGTPTTFKATLKAKTDSKNFTGSVEVSYKHIQEKLDLSTIKVEENGFKRAAPNEKGSLKIS, encoded by the coding sequence GTGAAAAAATTACTTAGTTTATTAGGGGCTATGGGAATGATTACAACTACTTCAAGTACAGTTGTCGCATGTCCAGATAATGGCAATGAAGTAAAAGATTTAAATAACATGACAACAAAAAACTTAGGAGATATTAAAGGAACAGAAAGTTTATCATCAATTTTTGAAATTGTTCAAGCAATAAATGTGGTAAACAAAGATTATGGTTTACAAGATAGTGATGTTGAATTTGATGGAACACCAACAACTTTTAAAGCAACTTTAAAAGCAAAAACAGACTCAAAAAACTTTACAGGATCTGTTGAAGTAAGTTACAAACACATTCAAGAAAAATTAGATTTATCAACTATTAAAGTTGAAGAAAATGGTTTTAAAAGAGCTGCTCCAAATGAAAAAGGTAGTTTAAAAATTAGTTAA